The Ooceraea biroi isolate clonal line C1 chromosome 11, Obir_v5.4, whole genome shotgun sequence genome includes a region encoding these proteins:
- the LOC105285292 gene encoding centrosomin isoform X3 — MGCGRSQLRPFLLPRDLGDHPLRIEVVLGGGRRAYGEGSPREDETMSRSGGDGGSSGSSGMGYGRSMKEYEDQLSSLKKENFNLKLRIFFLEERMGVSSADKAEFAVKTNIELQIELENLRKQLEKKQELLNQAATAIKLFEEQKEATSRTQEQYQQTLEKEREKVIRLERELTEYRNRELDASTYYKEAFGITPEQALKNAEKLRQMEELVASLEAEVRQITSSLDEERSWALELENERDQFRERLDVETRLREKLDVDRVRSIQELRENAKTLEEQLFKKDSVVQQYRNDLAERDRLLKQKTTLLEEKCQAYEDISQVSEKKKKQIVQLRASVKTRDDALTELNNKHRALLSQCENKRSPPSSPLTLNSLMNRLSPPMGQRVSCIQRNSDAYDYDSNTEKVREKSPSGEDGRREVKQLIKELEERDGELKLLQESRKQLILKLCNAQKQTESTEQKLKKLENEHEKAVRAIQGFIQREQQMRDVDLCKDQRILKLEEELREQRSGHAPVSLRDLGVKNVDHREKESSKQQRFEEMESKINDLRDQIETIKAEKSLLEKRVQVESEELQERLHDKEQRIQILEIEKQTITEELRNKITELDQLKHSEARSDDVTTDRNDILQREEDLLEQLNEKNTEIEEKNQKIEQLTKELQMRTQNLQKLVNTELWSKNKEIAKLRNHMTASHGQERIRSKSETAHETDSSQLTSLTRELGEIGVRVIFTNETVRLAYTNGNETMDVRTLVERVQRLTAQRDDLEKQVDYLKWLKLVSRPDIAAEIDGCGNETERATKYCELLRTHLKDLVRFMKEMLKNSDRADPIGNEHKKIVLDVLLSSKILSDDFVRALEGMSVQDDVIANDRAAVDGTARRSRSENAADAGRNQASQSDSEAFSEPDRTVSMARIGLQEMQHRNPGRSRFTKYAKVCSDSEDSAEYVPYYKTYQNDLNDLDAGHQIQELKEMNSMLYSELSSLRNDLITRVSFDCAIDEQLVPFIAKLEKSERFCEKLQASLEKRIHEFHVLRKESKQNSLRKTQLEKKINDVEQIANEMSKQRVEFLQYKENTNKKATETLLILNKENESLRARIQQLEEESKTAKATISTLRKELDHLTLSHSQILVENTKLMNDKLRLEQETRKAEGRYDATVRSLHDKFSKEISDLNQINDSHRARVQELEMANKEFRRHMAVCEASDSAPSSSGVSSIPTDATLKQACDDILQEYQPYNNLQYWQPTNYLTIGGRSKSSCSPDLGIESDAAITTIRPLKHTLKITESMTNLLSDDDNENGNPRVRDASSESPLPVEGLDEMEALKQENKALKQKLMKTRRALEETFEHLSASNKNKKNVEKAIIKQLMTTRSILKKTRTFDEPLEN; from the exons ATGGGATGTGGTAGGTCGCAGCTGAGGCCCTTTCTTCTTCCAAGAGACCTCGGAGATCATCCCCTGAGGATCGAAGTTGTGCTTG GTGGAGGCAGAAGAGCGTATGGTGAAGGCTCCCCCAGGGAGGACGAAACAATGTCACGATCAGGAGGTGATGGAGGAAGCAGTGGAAGTAGTGGAATGGGTTACGGCAGAAGCATGAAGGAGTACGAAGATCAGCTGAGTAGCTTGAAGAAGGAGAATTTTAACCTGAAGTTACGGATTTTCTTTCTGGAGGAACGCATGGGCGTCAGTTCCGCCGACAAGGCCGAGTTTGCAGTCAAGACTAACATTGAGTTGCAG ATCGAGCTGGAAAATTTGAGGAAGCAATTGGAAAAAAAGCAAGAACTCCTCAACCAAGCCGCCACAGCGATCAAGTTATTTGAGGAGCAGAAGGAAGCGACCTCCCGGACTCAAGAACAATACCAGCAAACGCTCGAAAAAGAGCGAGAAAAAGTAATCAGGCTTGAAAGGG AACTGACAGAATATCGAAATAGAGAACTGGATGCGTCCACGTATTACAAGGAGGCGTTCGGCATCACTCCGGAGCAGGCGTTGAAGAACGCCGAGAAACTGCGACAAATGGAAGAACTGGTGGCATCCCTCGAAGCAGAA GTGAGACAGATAACCAGCAGCTTGGACGAGGAGCGCAGCTGGGCGCTAGAATTGGAGAACGAGCGGGATCAGTTCAGAGAGCGGCTGGACGTGGAGACGCGGCTGCGGGAGAAGCTGGACGTGGACCGCGTGCGGAGCATCCAGGAGCTGCGCGAGAACGCGAAGACGCTGGAGGAGCAGCTGTTCAAGAAGGACTCGGTTGTGCAACAGTACAGGAACGATCTCGCCGAACGGGACAGACTGTTGAAGCAGAAGACCACGCTGCTGGAAGAGAAGTGCCAAGCGTACGAGGACATTAGCCAGGTGtccgagaagaagaagaagcagatTGTTCAGCTGCGGGCGTCCGTGAAAACGCGCGACGACGCCCTCACGGAACTCAACAACAAGCATCGCGCGTTACTATCACAG TGCGAAAACAAGCGCTCGCCGCCCAGCAGCCCGTTGACTCTGAACTCGCTGATGAACCGTTTGTCGCCGCCCATGGGGCAGAGGGTGTCTTGCATACAGAGGAACAGTGACGCCTACGATTATGACTCGAACACGGAAAAGGTGCGGGAGAAGTCGCCCTCAGGCGAGGATGGCAGGAGGGAGGTCAAACAGCTGATCAAG GAACTCGAGGAGAGGGACGGCGAGTTGAAACTTCTGCAGGAGTCCAGGAAGCAGCTGATCCTGAAGCTGTGCAACGCTCAGAAGCAGACGGAGAGCACCGAACAGAAACTGAAAAAACTGGAGAACGAACACGAGAAGGCGGTACGGGCGATACAGGGCTTTATACAGCGCGAACAGCAGATGCGGGACGTGGACTTGTGCAAGGATCAGAGGATCCTGAAGCTGGAGGAAGAACTGCGCGAGCAGAGGAGCGGTCACGCTCCCGTCTCTTTGAGGGATCTCGGCGTCAAGAACGTAGACCATCGCGAGAAGGAGTCCAGCAAACAG CAACGTTTCGAAGAAATGGAGAGCAAGATTAACGATCTGCGCGACCAAATCGAGACTATTAAGGCCGAAAAGAGTCTCTTGGAAAAGCGGGTACAAGTCGAATCTGAA GAGCTTCAAGAACGTCTTCACGACAAGGAGCAGAGGATTCAGATTCTGGAAATAGAAAAACAGACCATCACGGAGGAACTCAGGAACAAAATCACCGAACTCGATCAGCTAAAGCACTCCGAGGCGCGTAGCGACGATGTCACCACCGATCGCAACGATATTCTGCAGAGAGAAGAAGACCTACTCGAGCAGCTGAATGAAAAGAACACCGAAATCGAGGAGAAGAACCAGAAGATCGAGCAGCTGACGAAGGAACTGCAGATGAGAACTCAGAATCTGCAGAAGCTCGTCAATACCGAGCTGTGGAGCAAGAACAAGGAGATCGCGAAGCTGCGCAATCACATGACCGCGTCGCACGGCCAGGAAAGGATCCGCAGTAAGTCCGAGACCGCCCACGAAACTGACAGTTCGCAGTTGACGAGCTTGACTCGCGAGCTCGGCGAGATTGGCGTCCGAGTGATCTTCACGAACGAGACGGTGCGGCTCGCTTACACGAACGGGAACGAGACGATGGACGTGAGAACGTTGGTCGAGCGCGTGCAGAGGCTGACGGCTCAGCGGGACGATCTCGAGAAGCAGGTGGACTACCTGAAGTGGCTGAAGCTCGTGTCGAGGCCCGACATCGCCGCGGAAATCGATGGCTGCGGCAACGAAACCGAGCGCGCGACGAAGTACTGCGAGCTGCTGCGCACGCACCTGAAGGACCTGGTCAGGTTCATGAAGGAGATGCTGAAGAACAGCGACCGCGCGGACCCCATCGGCAACGAGCACAAGAAGATCGTGTTGGACGTGCTGCTCAGCTCGAAGATACTGTCGGACGATTTCGTGCGCGCCCTCGAGGGTATGTCCGTGCAGGACGACGTGATCGCGAACGACAGGGCAGCAGTGGACGGTACCGCGAGGAGAAGCCGGTCCGAGAACGCCGCGGACGCTGGGAGGAATCAAGCGTCGCAGTCGGACTCGGAGGCGTTCTCGGAACCCGACCGCACCGTCTCCATGGCCAGGATCGGGCTGCAAGAGATGCAGCACAGGAACCCGGGCCGCTCCAGGTTTACGAAGTACGCGAAGGTCTGCAGCGACTCCGAGGACTCCGCAGAATACGTGCCTTACTACAAGACCTACCAGAACGACCTGAACGACTTGGACGCGGGTCACCAGATACAGGAGCTGAAGGAAATGAATAGTATGCTGTACTCCGAGCTTAGCAGCCTGAGGAATGATCTGATTACGAGAGTTTCTTTCGATTGT GCAATTGACGAACAATTGGTTCCGTTCATCGCGAAGCTGGAGAAGTCCGAGCGATTCTGCGAAAAATTGCAGGCTTCCTTGGAGAAGAGAATACACGAGTTCCACGTGTTACGGAAGGAGAGCAAGCAGAACAGCCTTCGCAAGACGCAGCTCGAGAAGAAGATCAACGACGTCGAGCAAATCGCGAACGAGATGAGCAAGCAGAGAGTGGAGTTTCTGCAGTACAAAGAAAACACCAACAAAAAAGCTACGGAAACGCTGTTGATCCTTAACAAGGAGAACGAGTCG TTACGGGCGAGAATTCAACAACTGGAGGAGGAGAGCAAAACCGCCAAGGCGACCATATCCACCCTGAGGAAGGAACTGGACCATCTCACGCTCTCGCACAGCCAGATACTCGTGGAGAACACGAAGCTGATGAACGACAAGCTGAGGCTCGAGCAAGAGACCAGGAAGGCGGAGGGCCGCTACGACGCGACCGTACGCTCGCTGCACGACAAATTTAGCAAGGAG ATATCTGATCTGAATCAGATCAACGACTCGCACCGTGCAAGAGTGCAGGAACTCGAAATGGCGAATAAAGAGTTCAGGAGACACATGGCGGTGTGCGAGGCAAGCGACTCGGCGCCGAGCTCGAGCGGTGTGTCGTCGATACCTACAGACGCCACGCTCAAGCAAGCTTGCGACGATATTCTGCAAGAATATCAGCCTTATAAC AACCTGCAGTATTGGCAGCCAACGAATTACTTGACAATCGGAGGGCGTAGCAAGTCCAGTTGCTCGCCGGACTTGGGAATAGAGAGCGATGCCGCCATCACCACGATCAGGCCTTTGAAACATACGTTGAAGATCACCGAGTCTATGACCAATCTGCTGAGCGACGACGATAACGAGAACGGTAATCCCAGGGTTCGAGATGCGAGCAGCGAAAGTCCATTACCAGTTGAAG gACTGGACGAGATGGAAGCTTTGAAGCAGGAAAACAAAGCGTTAAAGCAGAAACTGATGAAAACCAGGAGAGCGTTGGAGGAAACGTTCGAACACCTGTCAGCCTCAAATAAGAATAAGAAGAACGTCGAAAAAGCGATAATAAAGCAGCTCATGACCACGAGGAGTATTCTCAAGAAGACAAGAACATTTGACGAGCCTTTGGAAAATTAA
- the LOC105285292 gene encoding centrosomin isoform X2 → MTEFEETFVPALELDITSMPPLQEVTMSQTLPLTNGGGRRAYGEGSPREDETMSRSGGDGGSSGSSGMGYGRSMKEYEDQLSSLKKENFNLKLRIFFLEERMGVSSADKAEFAVKTNIELQIELENLRKQLEKKQELLNQAATAIKLFEEQKEATSRTQEQYQQTLEKEREKVIRLERELTEYRNRELDASTYYKEAFGITPEQALKNAEKLRQMEELVASLEAEVRQITSSLDEERSWALELENERDQFRERLDVETRLREKLDVDRVRSIQELRENAKTLEEQLFKKDSVVQQYRNDLAERDRLLKQKTTLLEEKCQAYEDISQVSEKKKKQIVQLRASVKTRDDALTELNNKHRALLSQCENKRSPPSSPLTLNSLMNRLSPPMGQRVSCIQRNSDAYDYDSNTEKVREKSPSGEDGRREVKQLIKELEERDGELKLLQESRKQLILKLCNAQKQTESTEQKLKKLENEHEKAVRAIQGFIQREQQMRDVDLCKDQRILKLEEELREQRSGHAPVSLRDLGVKNVDHREKESSKQQRFEEMESKINDLRDQIETIKAEKSLLEKRVQVESEELQERLHDKEQRIQILEIEKQTITEELRNKITELDQLKHSEARSDDVTTDRNDILQREEDLLEQLNEKNTEIEEKNQKIEQLTKELQMRTQNLQKLVNTELWSKNKEIAKLRNHMTASHGQERIRSKSETAHETDSSQLTSLTRELGEIGVRVIFTNETVRLAYTNGNETMDVRTLVERVQRLTAQRDDLEKQVDYLKWLKLVSRPDIAAEIDGCGNETERATKYCELLRTHLKDLVRFMKEMLKNSDRADPIGNEHKKIVLDVLLSSKILSDDFVRALEGMSVQDDVIANDRAAVDGTARRSRSENAADAGRNQASQSDSEAFSEPDRTVSMARIGLQEMQHRNPGRSRFTKYAKVCSDSEDSAEYVPYYKTYQNDLNDLDAGHQIQELKEMNSMLYSELSSLRNDLITRVSFDCAIDEQLVPFIAKLEKSERFCEKLQASLEKRIHEFHVLRKESKQNSLRKTQLEKKINDVEQIANEMSKQRVEFLQYKENTNKKATETLLILNKENESLRARIQQLEEESKTAKATISTLRKELDHLTLSHSQILVENTKLMNDKLRLEQETRKAEGRYDATVRSLHDKFSKEISDLNQINDSHRARVQELEMANKEFRRHMAVCEASDSAPSSSGVSSIPTDATLKQACDDILQEYQPYNNLQYWQPTNYLTIGGRSKSSCSPDLGIESDAAITTIRPLKHTLKITESMTNLLSDDDNENGNPRVRDASSESPLPVEGLDEMEALKQENKALKQKLMKTRRALEETFEHLSASNKNKKNVEKAIIKQLMTTRSILKKTRTFDEPLEN, encoded by the exons GTGGAGGCAGAAGAGCGTATGGTGAAGGCTCCCCCAGGGAGGACGAAACAATGTCACGATCAGGAGGTGATGGAGGAAGCAGTGGAAGTAGTGGAATGGGTTACGGCAGAAGCATGAAGGAGTACGAAGATCAGCTGAGTAGCTTGAAGAAGGAGAATTTTAACCTGAAGTTACGGATTTTCTTTCTGGAGGAACGCATGGGCGTCAGTTCCGCCGACAAGGCCGAGTTTGCAGTCAAGACTAACATTGAGTTGCAG ATCGAGCTGGAAAATTTGAGGAAGCAATTGGAAAAAAAGCAAGAACTCCTCAACCAAGCCGCCACAGCGATCAAGTTATTTGAGGAGCAGAAGGAAGCGACCTCCCGGACTCAAGAACAATACCAGCAAACGCTCGAAAAAGAGCGAGAAAAAGTAATCAGGCTTGAAAGGG AACTGACAGAATATCGAAATAGAGAACTGGATGCGTCCACGTATTACAAGGAGGCGTTCGGCATCACTCCGGAGCAGGCGTTGAAGAACGCCGAGAAACTGCGACAAATGGAAGAACTGGTGGCATCCCTCGAAGCAGAA GTGAGACAGATAACCAGCAGCTTGGACGAGGAGCGCAGCTGGGCGCTAGAATTGGAGAACGAGCGGGATCAGTTCAGAGAGCGGCTGGACGTGGAGACGCGGCTGCGGGAGAAGCTGGACGTGGACCGCGTGCGGAGCATCCAGGAGCTGCGCGAGAACGCGAAGACGCTGGAGGAGCAGCTGTTCAAGAAGGACTCGGTTGTGCAACAGTACAGGAACGATCTCGCCGAACGGGACAGACTGTTGAAGCAGAAGACCACGCTGCTGGAAGAGAAGTGCCAAGCGTACGAGGACATTAGCCAGGTGtccgagaagaagaagaagcagatTGTTCAGCTGCGGGCGTCCGTGAAAACGCGCGACGACGCCCTCACGGAACTCAACAACAAGCATCGCGCGTTACTATCACAG TGCGAAAACAAGCGCTCGCCGCCCAGCAGCCCGTTGACTCTGAACTCGCTGATGAACCGTTTGTCGCCGCCCATGGGGCAGAGGGTGTCTTGCATACAGAGGAACAGTGACGCCTACGATTATGACTCGAACACGGAAAAGGTGCGGGAGAAGTCGCCCTCAGGCGAGGATGGCAGGAGGGAGGTCAAACAGCTGATCAAG GAACTCGAGGAGAGGGACGGCGAGTTGAAACTTCTGCAGGAGTCCAGGAAGCAGCTGATCCTGAAGCTGTGCAACGCTCAGAAGCAGACGGAGAGCACCGAACAGAAACTGAAAAAACTGGAGAACGAACACGAGAAGGCGGTACGGGCGATACAGGGCTTTATACAGCGCGAACAGCAGATGCGGGACGTGGACTTGTGCAAGGATCAGAGGATCCTGAAGCTGGAGGAAGAACTGCGCGAGCAGAGGAGCGGTCACGCTCCCGTCTCTTTGAGGGATCTCGGCGTCAAGAACGTAGACCATCGCGAGAAGGAGTCCAGCAAACAG CAACGTTTCGAAGAAATGGAGAGCAAGATTAACGATCTGCGCGACCAAATCGAGACTATTAAGGCCGAAAAGAGTCTCTTGGAAAAGCGGGTACAAGTCGAATCTGAA GAGCTTCAAGAACGTCTTCACGACAAGGAGCAGAGGATTCAGATTCTGGAAATAGAAAAACAGACCATCACGGAGGAACTCAGGAACAAAATCACCGAACTCGATCAGCTAAAGCACTCCGAGGCGCGTAGCGACGATGTCACCACCGATCGCAACGATATTCTGCAGAGAGAAGAAGACCTACTCGAGCAGCTGAATGAAAAGAACACCGAAATCGAGGAGAAGAACCAGAAGATCGAGCAGCTGACGAAGGAACTGCAGATGAGAACTCAGAATCTGCAGAAGCTCGTCAATACCGAGCTGTGGAGCAAGAACAAGGAGATCGCGAAGCTGCGCAATCACATGACCGCGTCGCACGGCCAGGAAAGGATCCGCAGTAAGTCCGAGACCGCCCACGAAACTGACAGTTCGCAGTTGACGAGCTTGACTCGCGAGCTCGGCGAGATTGGCGTCCGAGTGATCTTCACGAACGAGACGGTGCGGCTCGCTTACACGAACGGGAACGAGACGATGGACGTGAGAACGTTGGTCGAGCGCGTGCAGAGGCTGACGGCTCAGCGGGACGATCTCGAGAAGCAGGTGGACTACCTGAAGTGGCTGAAGCTCGTGTCGAGGCCCGACATCGCCGCGGAAATCGATGGCTGCGGCAACGAAACCGAGCGCGCGACGAAGTACTGCGAGCTGCTGCGCACGCACCTGAAGGACCTGGTCAGGTTCATGAAGGAGATGCTGAAGAACAGCGACCGCGCGGACCCCATCGGCAACGAGCACAAGAAGATCGTGTTGGACGTGCTGCTCAGCTCGAAGATACTGTCGGACGATTTCGTGCGCGCCCTCGAGGGTATGTCCGTGCAGGACGACGTGATCGCGAACGACAGGGCAGCAGTGGACGGTACCGCGAGGAGAAGCCGGTCCGAGAACGCCGCGGACGCTGGGAGGAATCAAGCGTCGCAGTCGGACTCGGAGGCGTTCTCGGAACCCGACCGCACCGTCTCCATGGCCAGGATCGGGCTGCAAGAGATGCAGCACAGGAACCCGGGCCGCTCCAGGTTTACGAAGTACGCGAAGGTCTGCAGCGACTCCGAGGACTCCGCAGAATACGTGCCTTACTACAAGACCTACCAGAACGACCTGAACGACTTGGACGCGGGTCACCAGATACAGGAGCTGAAGGAAATGAATAGTATGCTGTACTCCGAGCTTAGCAGCCTGAGGAATGATCTGATTACGAGAGTTTCTTTCGATTGT GCAATTGACGAACAATTGGTTCCGTTCATCGCGAAGCTGGAGAAGTCCGAGCGATTCTGCGAAAAATTGCAGGCTTCCTTGGAGAAGAGAATACACGAGTTCCACGTGTTACGGAAGGAGAGCAAGCAGAACAGCCTTCGCAAGACGCAGCTCGAGAAGAAGATCAACGACGTCGAGCAAATCGCGAACGAGATGAGCAAGCAGAGAGTGGAGTTTCTGCAGTACAAAGAAAACACCAACAAAAAAGCTACGGAAACGCTGTTGATCCTTAACAAGGAGAACGAGTCG TTACGGGCGAGAATTCAACAACTGGAGGAGGAGAGCAAAACCGCCAAGGCGACCATATCCACCCTGAGGAAGGAACTGGACCATCTCACGCTCTCGCACAGCCAGATACTCGTGGAGAACACGAAGCTGATGAACGACAAGCTGAGGCTCGAGCAAGAGACCAGGAAGGCGGAGGGCCGCTACGACGCGACCGTACGCTCGCTGCACGACAAATTTAGCAAGGAG ATATCTGATCTGAATCAGATCAACGACTCGCACCGTGCAAGAGTGCAGGAACTCGAAATGGCGAATAAAGAGTTCAGGAGACACATGGCGGTGTGCGAGGCAAGCGACTCGGCGCCGAGCTCGAGCGGTGTGTCGTCGATACCTACAGACGCCACGCTCAAGCAAGCTTGCGACGATATTCTGCAAGAATATCAGCCTTATAAC AACCTGCAGTATTGGCAGCCAACGAATTACTTGACAATCGGAGGGCGTAGCAAGTCCAGTTGCTCGCCGGACTTGGGAATAGAGAGCGATGCCGCCATCACCACGATCAGGCCTTTGAAACATACGTTGAAGATCACCGAGTCTATGACCAATCTGCTGAGCGACGACGATAACGAGAACGGTAATCCCAGGGTTCGAGATGCGAGCAGCGAAAGTCCATTACCAGTTGAAG gACTGGACGAGATGGAAGCTTTGAAGCAGGAAAACAAAGCGTTAAAGCAGAAACTGATGAAAACCAGGAGAGCGTTGGAGGAAACGTTCGAACACCTGTCAGCCTCAAATAAGAATAAGAAGAACGTCGAAAAAGCGATAATAAAGCAGCTCATGACCACGAGGAGTATTCTCAAGAAGACAAGAACATTTGACGAGCCTTTGGAAAATTAA